A stretch of DNA from Bradyrhizobium algeriense:
CGGCAGTCGCGTTGCCGAGCTCCGCCGAGTTGCTGAAGTCGTCGAGGATTGCCCGTTTGGCTCGGCCCGCTTTCTCGATCTCGCCGGGACGGGCTCATGGGATCTGTTGTGTCAGCATGCGGCCCAAACCGGCGATTACCGCAATCCGGACTTCGACGTCATTGGCGCCGTCGCCGACAATACGAAGAATGCCGTCGCAGTCCTGAAGGCGATGATGGCGCGCGGCCTGGCAGGCGTCGTGCTGACCGGGTCGGCATTCGAACAGGACGAAGGTGCCGGTGAAGCGCCGCTCAGAGCTTTTTCCCCTTACGGACTATCGAAAGGCCTCACCTGGCAATATTACCGCTTCCTGAGTGAAACCATGAACTTCAATGTTGGGAAGTTCGTGATCGCGAATCCGATTGGGCCTTTCGAAGAGCCGCGGTTTTGCAACTATTTGATACGCACCTGGTTCAAGGGCGAAGTTCCGGCGGTACGGACACCTCTCTACGTGCGGGACAACATTCATGTCGATCTCCTGGCCGCAGCCTATGCAACCTTTGCTGAGAGAGTGCCCTTGCAGAAGGGCATGACGAAGTTCAATCCGAGCTTCTATGTCGAGAGCCAGGGCGCGTTTGCACAACGCTTCGCCACGGAAATGTCATCCCGCCTTGGGGTTGCCTGCCCCGTCACGCTGCTGCAGCAGGAGGACTTCACCGAACCGATGGTCCGGATCAACACCGACCGGATTGACGGGGCGGAATTCGGCTGGAGCGAGCCATCGGCCTGGGATGCCGAAGCCGAATTCTATCAGCAGGCCGCAAAATAATTGCGGACCGTCGCGTCAGCCCGATACATGGCGTCGCGACCGGTCTGCGCTATCTCCGGCAGCTTTCCCTGCACGTTTGGGCCTGACTGTCACATGCGCTCTGGCAGGGAGCGCCGAGCGTGGTTGGGCATACGCGCTTGCAAGCATCATTCTGGCTGGCGCAGTTGGCAAAGCAGGCGTCGCTGGCGGCATCTGCCAACCGCAACTTGCCGATCGAGACGTTGCCTTGACCTGCCGCGGCGGTTCCAATCAGCAGCAGGGACAACGCTGCACAGAGCGCGAGCTTCATGGAGACCTCCGATTACACAGCCTTTGCGGCTGCAAGACGCCTATGCACGGCGGCGGCGAGAACCTTCGCCGCTGGCTTCCGGCTTGCCAATCACGAATTCTTCGATCTTGTGACCGGTCTTTAGCGCGGCTGTGAGCCAGCGAGGCTGCTTTCCACGACCCGACCAGGTTTCGGAAGGCTCCTCGGGATTTCGATATTTTGGAAATACGCGCGGGTACTTCCGGCGCTCGCGCGGCGCACTTCGGACATCCGCGGATTCCGATTGGCGCATCTCTTTCTCGCGCCGAAGTTGCGCCAACCGCTTCTCGAGCTCACGCTTTTCCGACGTCAATCGAACCGACAAGATCTGACTGAGCTCCTCATGGAGCTGCCATAACTCGTCTACAGACATTCCATCGAAATTTGGCTTCTTGTTCATCCAGCCTGTGCCATCACGATTCGCAACAAACTATAAGTCCGGCGGCGAGCCTTTCCAGCAAAATTGTAGATTTGGCAACAAATCTCCGCAAACCGCGAGTTTGCCGAGCACTAAACCTAAGTGGTTCAAATATCTCTCAAATCATGACCGACCCGGGATATTTCCGGAGGCCCGCTCAAGATTGTGCGGCCGGGCAGGTATCAATCCACGGCAAATCGCAAGGTTCCCCACACCCACGGGTTGAAAGAATCCGGCATCCGGCTGATCACGAGCGTCGCGATGTCTTCGCCCGATCAGTAAGCGTTGCGCCTACGTAGCACCTCGAAAAAGGTCTTGATCAGGATCTGGATGTCCAGCCACAGGCTCCAGTTGTTTATGTACCAGAGGTCGAGTTTGACGCGTTCGGAGATGTGCTCGATCGTGGGTGTGCCCCCGCGCGCTCCGTTGCATTGCGCCCAACCGGTCATGCCGGGCTTGACGTGATGCCGGAACGCATACTCGCTCAGCACCGTCTCGAAATAGTTGTCGTGAGCCAGCGCATGCGGACGCGGACCAATCAGGGACATATCACCCCTGACGACATTCAGCAGCTGAGGCAATTCATCGATACTTGCCGATCGCAACAGATGGCCAATGGACGTTACCCGCGGATCGTCGCGCGTAGCCTGCACGACAGCGGACCCGTTTTCCTGGACGGTCATGGTGCGGAATTTGAACATCATGAACTGCTTGCCATTAAATCCCTTGCGGAACTGCCGGAAAATAACCGGCCCGGGACTGTCAAGCTTGATGGCGAAAGCCGTGAGCGCCATGATCGGCAGAAAGAACACCAGCGCCAGGGATGCGATGACAACGTCCATCACGCGCTTGACGAAGCGTTCCGCGGCACTGAGCGGCGCGCGTTGAATTTCGATGGCGAGGACGCGCTGACGCGCCGATGACGCATAATTCGTCAACGTCCGAACCCGCATGTCGGGCAAGAGCCGCACCGCCACCGGAAGCGATTTGACGTTCTCGCGGATGAACTCCAGCCGGGGTGCATCCTCCCAGGGCATCGCAAGCAAGACTTCCCTGCAATTGTTGCGCCTGACAAAGTTTGCGGCTGAGTTGATGACGCTGACGTCGATCGCGTCGCGCTTCACGGGATCGTCTTCCGAACTGAGCGTGAAGCGGCTGACTTCGGAAGTACCGAAGAAAACCAGGAGATCCCGGGGCTCCAGCGCGGCGATCTCGTGGAAATCGCCGATCAGCACGATGTCCCGCCGGCCAATCACGCCGCGCAAAACGGCAGCCGCCAGGGCCACCTTGGTACCCTTCCTGACGGCGAGCAATCCCACCGGCGCAGCAAAATAAAAAACCACAAAGGCGCCACGCGAATAATCGACGCCGATCTTGAGCAGAAACGCAAAGAAGGCGAGCAGCAACCCTGTCGTAAACCAGCAAATCAGTATTTCGCCAATCTCGACGCGCGGTTTGGCGCTGTCAGGAAAATCGTAATAACCGCTGCCACTCATGCGCAGGATGTGAATGAAGCTGGCCAACAAGCCGACTGCGCAATGCGGGAGAATGTTCGGCACGTCGTTGCCGATGGACAGCTGATAGCCGATGCCCCCCGCCACGCTGGACAACAGGATCACGAAGGCATCTGCGGTCGATAATAAATAGGGAACCGCGTTGCTGGAGAAACGAGCAGGAGGACCGCCAGCGGAATTGTCGAGCTGGCCTACCTTGTTGCCAATATCCGCTCCGATCGACATGAAAAATGCCCGCGCAATATCACTGATACAACTGTCTGATTATTGGCCAGAGACCATAAATCCGACAGACCATCAAAGGCCTAAGTAACTCTTCGTTAATACCCGTGACCATACACTCGGGCGGGGTGCAACGCAACATTTAATCAGTTTGAATGCGCTTTTAATCATATTAAGGAGTGAGTAGACGCATGCTGCCCATCCTCGCCTGCGGTGCCGGCATCTATGTGGGCCTTCACTTCAATATTTTGGCGCTGCTCCCGCTCTCTGTACTGGGCGCCGGGGCATACGTTGTCTCGGCCTGGTCCAACGGCCAGGGCTTGCTGGACAGCCTAGCCGTCCTGGCACTTCCAATCATCGCCGTTCAGACAGGCTATTTCCTGGGGCTAATGACCCGGCCGGCTTATTTGCACTTGCGATCCCGGCTCAATATTCGGCACTCAGAGCGGGTATAATCCCGGGAATACGATTTAAACGCGGATTATTCGAAAATTTCCGCGGCTAGCGGTCCCTACCGCACTTTGTCGGCGAAATACCGGCTGAAGACTTCCTGAATGGCACCCAGACCGCCAAGCTGACGCTCGAGCTCCTGCGTGCGTTTTTCGCCGCTTGCCATTTGCTGCTCATATTCCTTGATCCTGGCCGCGTCCTTGGCGTCGCGCGTCAGGTATTCGTCATAGTCAGTGCCGGTGGCAAAGGCGGCCTGATCGCGCGCCGCGTCGACCCGCGCACGCAGGGCGTCTCTCTCTCTCTGGATCGACGCGACTGCGGCCTCAACGGCGGCCGAAATTGAGCCGAGCCGTTCGCTGTCAGTCTGAGCATCGCGCTCCGCGGAACGAACCTTGAAAGCTCGTGCCATATCGAGTCTCCTTGGGCAGACCGGTCTTCGCTGCACTGCTTCGCTGGACCGGCAGATCGCTGGACCACCGTTGAGAAAGAAAAGTTTTGTACAGCCTATCGAACCACTGCCCGATCAACAACGTTGCATTTTTTTGAAAAAACGAAAGGCTGGATTCCCAGATGATTCGGATTTTCTGCGATAGTAACGACCGTGCAAGCGTATAGGTTTGCCAAGCATATGCCGAGGTGACTACCGGACAGAAGCAAGATGAGATTTCGAGACACCTTGAAATTTGCTCTTGAGCTGTTTGTGCCTGAAAAGCTCATGCATCCAGGCCGGAGTTCTGCGTCCGATCCGAAGGCTGAGGCGTCGCAGAATGTCGCGACAAGTCTCGAGGCCGAGGAGACCGTACAGCACCGCAAGGCCCGCCGGATTATCGAGGAGTTGGACCATGCTCAATTTGGCGGTCCCTCCTTCGGTCCGCAAACGATCGAGTTGATGTCAACGGCGCTGGAAGGTGCCGAGGCTTCCCTGCCCGAACCGGCATCGGACCAGCAGCTTCGATTGATCGCAGCCAAAATCTTGAAGGTGGCCGGCGACGGCGAGCGCGATCCGATCCGCCTGAAGGCCGCGGCGATGTCTGCCCTGGGGCCGGTCATAGGCAATGCGGACGGACAGCCACCGTCGGCCTGAGCGCAAGCGCCGCCGATGTTACTGCCCCCTATATGCGCCTGATCGGACGGGGTGATTTGCCACTCAAGCGGATGGCAAGCTATAAGCCGGTCGGGCGGTCGCCTGATCGTCTCGCCCGCTCTGCCTGGGGACAATCAAAGTGGTTCATCGTGAAGCTCCTAAATCGATCCTGGTTCACGCGCTTTTTGGACTGAGGAAACTGCTGGGCGTCGCAACGTTCGCTCTGATAATTGTTCTGGTAGGCCCGAAGCTGTTTGTCCTGTTCGACAATCCAAAGAACGCAACGATCCCGGCCAAGCTGTTCGAGGCGCGCGAATACATTCTCGGTAAATCCGCGCCGGTGCTGCATCGATATGTGCCGACCAACATTGCCGGCAGCGATCGTTCCGACTGGATCCTCATTGGCCTCGCCATCGTCGTCACTATTTTCTCCGGCTCGATCGCCCAGCGCTCGCAAACCGCCCAGAACCGGCGGCTTCTGCGAAAGTCGGCCCAGGCATGGCGCCGCAAGGAGGGTGTGAAGCCGGGCTCCAAGCTCGACGCCGAACTGGAGACCACGCTGCGAATGGCGGAAAGCGGCAAGACCGTGAACCGTCAGGAGTTGTTGCGGGTATTTGCCGAAACCAAGAAGAAGCTGGACACGTTCGGCCGTGAAGTGGCCTTCCTTGCCGTCGACGTGGTCGGCTCGGCGGGGATGAAGCACGGCGAGGATCACGCTTCAATTCAATATGACTTCGAGGAGTATCGAAAGCTCGTCGAGCGCATCTTTCGCGCCAGGGGCGTGTTGAAGACGGCATGGACGCCCGACGGCGTGATGGCATGCTTCGCCCATGTGGAGGACGCTTGCCAGTCGGGCAAGGACGTCATCAAGAGTCTCAAGGTGTTCAACCGCGATGTGAAACTGTCCAAGGCCGATTTCGCCGTTCGCTGCGGCGTCAACGCGGGCCTGGTCTACTTCGACGACACAACTCCGCTCGAGACAATCTCGGATCGCGTCATCGACGTCGCCGGGCACATGCAGAAGAACGCCGAGCCGAATACCGTGCTGGTGGCGCGCAAGATCATCGAGCCGTTGCGTCAGCTTGAGGAATTTACCCACACCACCCAAGTCATCGACGGCTACGAAGCCAGCGTGTGGCGGGATACCGTCTCTTAAGCCACGCTCGGCTGCGTCCGCCACACCCCTCATAGCGCCCATCATGCGGCACGTTTGCGAGCCGCGAAAACGGCCGCTCCGAATGCAGCCGTGAGCGTTGCCGTCGATCACGGTGATCAGACGGCTGCGCTGGCGCTGTAGCGACTCCGCAGCCACAATTTACAGTGGAAGGTCGCCCCTTAAAAAAATGCGAACAGCTCGAAAGTGACAAGACCTTTGCGTGACGGGCGTGCTGCGCGAGCAGAGGACCTGCTTGCCTGAGGCATAAGCGATCAACACAGTAAAAGTATCATTCACGCGTCATAATACGACATTAGGTAACATTGGAGCTGGCGAACTTTAAATAAACACTTGGGCCAGCCTTGGGACGCAGTCGTCGACCGGAGCCTGGCGGGAACATTCAGTGTTCGGCGCTGGCTCTCAACGGGAGCATAATTAAATGGTTGGTACTATCGCTAAACTGTCTTGCGCTGTTCTTCTTGTTGTATCCGCTGTGCCAGCCAAAGCTGTCGAGGTGATCACGAACGGCGACTTTCAATCGGGTCTGACGGGATGGACCTCGTACACCACCGCGAACGGAACGATCGCGGCTACCCCGAGCTTGCCAGGTGCTCCGCAGCCGCAGAACGCCTCGGTCGTCTCTTTCAACGTGACGGGTTCCGGCGCTTCGAACGCGTTGTTCCTGAACGCAGGCAAGATCAATCCTCCCTATGGTTCCGCTCCCGGGGAAGGTGGTGGCGTCTCGCAGACGTTCACGACGTCGGGTGGCATGGCGACATTCTCGGCCGATATAGCGGCATTTACCCGCGTGAATGGTCTCACGGCGTTCGGATTGATGAGCGTACTGCTGGATGGCGTGGTGTTGGACAGCTTTGACTTCGTCGGCGCTGGCACATCGACGACACTGCACAACACGCTGGACTTCACCACCAACCTTACGGCTGGGCAGCATACCATCCAGCTACAGGCCACGCGTATCTTCGCACCCGGTGGTGGCGTTACCTCGCAGTACTTCGACAACGTATCGCTCGACGTGCTGACGCCCGTTCCGGAACCCTCAACCTGGGCGATGCTGATCCTTGGCTTCGTTGGTGTGGGTTTCATAGCTTACCGCCGTCGCAACGGCGCAACGCTCGCGGCCTGATCAGCGCTTCCGATTGGACTGAGAAGCCGCCGCAGGGCGGCTTCTTTTTTGTACCGTGCTGAACCCTGCTGCGCGGCAAGTACGTCGGTTGAGAGACAAAAAGCGGGCATCAACCTCAGTGCGTCACGCCATCGACTCTATGAGGACATGGAAGCGGGCTTGTCGTGCCGACCACCAACGCTTGTGCCGGAGAAAACGCAGCCGCGCACAAGGCAATTTTGTGCGATCGTATCCCTTGATTGCAATCATCTTCAGCCCACAATTAAGGAAAAGCAGAAAACTGCCACCTGAAGACCGCGCCAAGGTCGCCGGACTAAGTAAATAAAATCATTGGAATATTTTTTAATCACCCGCGTTGACCGCCGCAAAATTATCACATATGTTTTACCTTTAAT
This window harbors:
- a CDS encoding H-NS histone family protein; amino-acid sequence: MNKKPNFDGMSVDELWQLHEELSQILSVRLTSEKRELEKRLAQLRREKEMRQSESADVRSAPRERRKYPRVFPKYRNPEEPSETWSGRGKQPRWLTAALKTGHKIEEFVIGKPEASGEGSRRRRA
- a CDS encoding undecaprenyl-phosphate glucose phosphotransferase gives rise to the protein MSIGADIGNKVGQLDNSAGGPPARFSSNAVPYLLSTADAFVILLSSVAGGIGYQLSIGNDVPNILPHCAVGLLASFIHILRMSGSGYYDFPDSAKPRVEIGEILICWFTTGLLLAFFAFLLKIGVDYSRGAFVVFYFAAPVGLLAVRKGTKVALAAAVLRGVIGRRDIVLIGDFHEIAALEPRDLLVFFGTSEVSRFTLSSEDDPVKRDAIDVSVINSAANFVRRNNCREVLLAMPWEDAPRLEFIRENVKSLPVAVRLLPDMRVRTLTNYASSARQRVLAIEIQRAPLSAAERFVKRVMDVVIASLALVFFLPIMALTAFAIKLDSPGPVIFRQFRKGFNGKQFMMFKFRTMTVQENGSAVVQATRDDPRVTSIGHLLRSASIDELPQLLNVVRGDMSLIGPRPHALAHDNYFETVLSEYAFRHHVKPGMTGWAQCNGARGGTPTIEHISERVKLDLWYINNWSLWLDIQILIKTFFEVLRRRNAY
- a CDS encoding PEPxxWA-CTERM sorting domain-containing protein, encoding MVGTIAKLSCAVLLVVSAVPAKAVEVITNGDFQSGLTGWTSYTTANGTIAATPSLPGAPQPQNASVVSFNVTGSGASNALFLNAGKINPPYGSAPGEGGGVSQTFTTSGGMATFSADIAAFTRVNGLTAFGLMSVLLDGVVLDSFDFVGAGTSTTLHNTLDFTTNLTAGQHTIQLQATRIFAPGGGVTSQYFDNVSLDVLTPVPEPSTWAMLILGFVGVGFIAYRRRNGATLAA
- a CDS encoding NAD(P)-dependent oxidoreductase encodes the protein MRILLTGGSSFTGLWFARSLAARGHTVVAPLRGSDYSDLRGSRVAELRRVAEVVEDCPFGSARFLDLAGTGSWDLLCQHAAQTGDYRNPDFDVIGAVADNTKNAVAVLKAMMARGLAGVVLTGSAFEQDEGAGEAPLRAFSPYGLSKGLTWQYYRFLSETMNFNVGKFVIANPIGPFEEPRFCNYLIRTWFKGEVPAVRTPLYVRDNIHVDLLAAAYATFAERVPLQKGMTKFNPSFYVESQGAFAQRFATEMSSRLGVACPVTLLQQEDFTEPMVRINTDRIDGAEFGWSEPSAWDAEAEFYQQAAK